The following DNA comes from Sphingomonas flavescens.
CGGCCGACGCAACGCATTTCTCAAGCTCGTCGCCGGGGTCGTCGGCGCGCGCTACGACGATCTACGGCAGCGAGAGCAGCACAGGCGCCAACGGCGGTTGCTTGCGCTGGCGGCCGCAGCCACCGTCGGGTTCGTCATCATGACCGGCCTTGCCGGCTTCGCTCTCGTATCGCGCGCGCAAGCTGTCCGAGAGCGCGACATCGCTCGGCAGAAGACCATGACCGCCGAGCGCACGACGGACTTCGTGAAGGGGCTCTTCGCGGTCGCGGATCCACAGGAGGCGCAGGGCGATAAGGTGACGGTGGTCGAAGCGCTGGACAAGGGCGCGCGGCAGCTGGACGGCGCACTCTCCAATGAGCCTGACGTGAAGGCGGAACTCATCAGCACGCTTAGCGACGTCTACATGGGGCTCGGCTCATTCCGCCGAGCGGACGAACTGATCAGGCGATCTTTTGCATTGCCGGTGGCCCGTGGCGAAACGCGCGTTCGCCAGTTGGCCACCTTTGCGACATCGCGATCGCAACAAGGTGAATATGAGCAGGCGCAGCAACTTTTCGGCAAAGCACTGGCCGGGATTGGCGACCCGGCCCAATTGGTCGACACCGGACTCTATTCGCGCATTCTCATCGGACGGGCCGAGGCCCTTTCGAAGCTAGACCGCTTCGATGATGCGCGACCGCTCATCAACAAAGCGTTGGCTTGGGATCGCTCGCACGACGGACCGAAGGCGCCGTCGGTCGCCCGCGACCTGGAAGCGAGCGCCTGGACCAATCAAATGGCTGGCGAACTGGCAACCTCGACGCGGGAGTATGAAGAAGCGCTGAGGATTCGGGCGGCGGTACAGGGCCAACTTCATCCCAAGGTCTCCGAAGACCTCAATCAACTCGGGGCCAACGCCTATCTGGACAACAAACCCGACGCCGCAGTGCGTTACTGGCGACAGAATTTGGCGCTCGATGAAAGAGTGCTCGGACCCAACCATCCGGATCTGGCGTCGACGCTGAACAATCTTGCGCGGGTGATGATCGAGCAGCGCCGCTTAAGGGAAGCGATCCCCCTGCTGACCCGGAGCATGAATATTTATCTCGCGCAGCGCGAGGACACGCACGACGACCTCGCCTTTATTTTTGCGAATCTGGCGCTGGCGAAACGAGGCATCGGGCAAGACGTCGAAGCCGAGGCGCTGTTTCGCCGCGGGCTGACGGCAGCCGAAGTCCATCAGAACCGCCTGATGGCACCTATCCTCACGGACTTGGCGGATCTGCTGTGCACGCACCGACGGTTCGGCGAAGCCGAGCAGATGCTGGCACGCGCTGCGCCCATCATGGCAAAGACCTATCCCGATGATGCCTGGCGCACCGCATGGGTCGATAATAGCCGCGGAGCCTGTCTTGTGGCGCAGGGCAAGCGATCCGGCATTCAACTGGTGCGTGCCAGTGCGCCCATTGTCCTCAAGCGCTGGCGTGCAGGCACCATGTACGGCGCGCAAGTCCAGCAGCGATTACGCACGGCTTCTATTCTTGGCGGCTGACTAAAACTCCTAGCGGCCGTGACCGCGCCACCGCTTGATGGTGCGGTTGATGATGCCTTCTTCGTCGCCGGTTTCGCGCCATAGGCGGGCGAAGCTGGGGTCGGATGAGGCGGGGCGCTTCTCGGGCTCGAGGTCGTCGAAGCGGACGCGGATCGGGATAGCCACGCCTTCGCCGCAGACGATGCATTCGCGATTGCGAAGCGCGGGAATTGCGTCGAGGAAACCGCGCGCACCTTCCGGCATGGCGGCACGGACGCACGCCTGGTCGCGGTCGTTGTTTAACCGCATGGAGACGATCGTGCCGCACTGCGACAGCACGCCTTCGGCAAGGTCGGACGGACGCTGCGTAATCAGGCCGAGCGAGACGCCATACTTACGGCCTTCCTTGGCGATACGCTCGAGGATCTTGCGGACGGCCTGGGCGCCGCTGTTCTCGTCCTTGGGCACGTAGCGGTGGGCTTCTTCGCAGACGAGCAGCAGCGGACGCTGTGCCTCGGTGCGCGACCAGATGGCGTAGTCGAACACCATGCGGGCGAGCACCGAGACGACTACGCTGGTGACTTCGGACGGGACGCCGGACACATCGACGATCGAGATCGGACGGCCGAGGCTCGGCAGGCGGAACAGCTTGGCGAGGAAGCTGCCCATCGAGTCCGAGACGAGCATGCCGGAGAACATGAAGGTGTAGCGCGGATCGGCGCGAAGCTCGTCGAGCTTGGTCTTGATGCGCTGGAACGGCAACGTGTCGCCGGCGCGGTCGAGCTTGCCCATTTCGTTGACGATGATCGCGTTGAGATCGGTCAGCAGGTACGGGATCGGGCTGTCGACGGTGACCTTGCCGTACTGGCTCATGTCCTTGCCCTTGGTACGGGCGGCGAGCAGGCACTTGCCGAGGATGTCGGCGTCGCGCTGACGCTCGGCACCGTCGGTGGTCAGGAACACTTCGCAATGTTCCTCGAAGTTCATCAGCCAATAGGGAAGCTGGAGGTTGTCGACGTTGAACAGCTCGCCGCAGCCCTTGAAGGCGGCAGAATATTCGCCGTGCGGGTCGATCATCACGATGTGACCTTCGGGGCTGAGCTGCGAGATGCGGTGCAGGATGAGCGCGACCGAGGTCGACTTACCGGTGCCGGTCGAGCCGAGGACCGCAAAGTGCTTCGACAGCATCGGATCGACGTAAAGCGCGCCGCGGATGTCGTCGGTCGGATAGACAGTACCGATCTCGATGTGCGGCTCATCCGTGGCAGCGAAGATCGAGCGCATGTCCTGGGTGCTGACGGGCATCACTTCGGCGCCCGGGATCGGGTAGCGCGTCACGCCACGACGGAAGTTGGACATGCCGCCATCCGAATCGCGCGAGCCTTCGCCGAGGAAGTCGATGTAGGCAATGAGCTCGCCGGGATTGCCGGCGCGAAGGGTACGAACGTTGGCGATCAGCCAGCTGTTGCCGACGACGGTTTTCACCTGGCTGCCGACCTGGCCGGACATCGCGACCGAAGGATCCTTGTGTGACTGAAGGGCCGCGACGGTCGCGGCATCGAGCACGATCTGCGAGCCCGAACCCGCGATCTCGACGACCTTGCCGATTGCCGTCAGGTTCTGCGCAGGCGCCTTGGGCTGCGCCGAGGGCGTTTCCTCCTGGAAACTACTTACCTCGTTCAGGAACTCCCGCAGGTTCGGCTGCTCGTTCATGTTTTCCATTTTTCGCCCAAAAACTCCCTGTGCGGGCACGGGCATAACCGGGAGCGGTTAAGATTAACTTGAGGATATTGCCGGCGAGCGCGTCAAAAGCGGCGGCGGAACGCAGCTGCGGCAGCCCAGCCTAGTCCGAGCGACAAGGCGACGCAGGTCAGGCCGTAGGCGACGCGCTGACGGCGGGCGGCGACGGCAACGAAGCGCTCGAACCCCGACTTGTCGATCTGAATGTCCCGAGTTGCGGCCGCGATCACCTTGCCGCGATCGATGAGGAAGGTCTCCGCCGTGTAGGCGCCCACGGGCACCTGGCTGGGGATGGTGATGGTCGCGCGGTACAGGACGCCGCCGGTAATCTCCACGCCATGGTCGTTTTCCGCGTACAGTCCCTGCCGCCCACGGAGGTCAAGGAGGCCTGCCTCGAAGCGGCGCTCCTTTTCGGGGAGCGCGCCGCCACCGGGCGAGAGTTGGAGGTTCTGGACACCGAGCTCGTAGATCGCTGCGGTCCGGCTATCGAGCAGGTCATTGATGGGGCGCGTCGACGCGACGGCGTAGAATGACGGCGCCGAACGGAAGCGGTTGGAATCGGCGTTCATCCAGATCCCGGCGATCTTCTGCTTTTCGCGAACCAGGATGGGCTGGACGGGACCGCGCAGGACCACCGCGATGTCGAGTTGGCGGTCGGGCGGACGCCCGCCCGGGTAGACGACCGCGCCGAACAGCAGCAGCTGGGCGCCGTTGAAGCTGTAACGGATCTGCACCTGACGCGCGGAAATGTCAGGCACCAGGACGGGCTTGTCGGCGGCGATCAGCAGCGGCGCGAGCAGGGCCAGCAGAAGGGGCGCGCGGCGGATCACAAATACTCGATCGAGAAGATTTCCTCGGGCCGCCAGGCGAGGCCAAGCGCCATGCGCAGGGCGACGAGGAGGATGATCACGGCGAGCGCAAGCCTCAGGTAATCCGGTTTGATGCGAAGCGTCAGGAGTGCGCCATATTGTGCGCCGATGACGCCGCCGGCGAGGAGCAGGGCAGCAAGCACGACGTCCACGGCGCGCGTGGTGACGGCGTGGACCATTGTCGTCGCGGCGCTGACGGCAAGGATCATGACCAAGCTGGTGCCGATGACGACACGCGCCGGCATGCCGAGGATGTAGATCATCGCCGGGACCAGCACGAACCCGCCGCCGATGCCGAGGAAAACGGTCAGCACGCCGGCAAGCGCGCCGAGCGCAAAGGGGGCGACCGGCGAGATGTAGATACCCGAGCTGTTGAACCGCCAGCGATAGGGCAATGATGCCACCCAGCGGTTGTGACGCGGCCGCGGTGTGTCGGCGGCCTTGGCGGGAACGTAGCCGAGCGTCCGGAGGCTATCCAGCAGCATGACCGAGCCGATCCAGCCAAGGATCAGCACGTACATGAAGCCGATCACCACATCGATCTGGCCGCTCGACTGCAGCAGTCGGAACAGCACGGCGCCGACAACCGAACCGAGCAGGCCGCCGGCGATCATGACGCCCGCCATCTTCAAATCGACACCGCCACGACGCATGTGGACCATCGCGCCGGATACGCTGGCGCCCGTGATCTGCGTTGTGGCGGACGCGACCGCGACCGTAGGCGGAATGCCGTAGAAGATGAGGATCGGCGTGGTGAGAAAGCCGCCGCCTACCCCGAACATGCCCGACAATAGGCCGACCCCGAAGCCGAGCACGACGATCAGCAGTGCGTTGACGGACTGACCGGCGATCGGGAGGTAGATGTCCATCGGCGCCGTTACCTAACCGGAAAGGCCGACGGCTTCCAACCCGCGAGCGCCTAGAAATCCCCTGCCAGCGTGAGCACGGGGCCCGACCCCGGCCGGGCATTGCCGGCCAGCTTTTGCCGCCAGTCGACGTGAACCTTGAGGTTGTTGCGTACCCGCATGGTGATCCGGGGCCCGGCATCCACGCGGTAAAGACCGGGCTGAGCCCCACCCCACACCCCGAAGCCGGCGGAAAACTGGCGATAGACAGGCCGGCTGACCGTGACTGCGCCATCCACGAACAAGTCACGGGTCTTGAGGCCGACGACGCCGCCCTCGAGATAGCCGTCTAGCGCGAAGTCCCACGGCAGCGGCTGCTGATAAAAGCCGCCTTCCATGAACAAGGCAAAATCGCTGCGGCCCCCGCCATATTTGCCGACCGCCTGACGCCGCTCGGCGGTGATCCAGACGGGGACGCTGACCAACGGTCTTACGCGGATGCCCAGTGCCGCCTCGCCACCGCGTCGGCCGACCTCGCTGCTGAAGCGCGCGGCGACGCCAATCCGGCGATCAATGTTGTAGATTAGGCGAACGCCGCCTTGGCTGGCGCCGAGCTGTCCGCCGCTGGCGAGCGAACGCGATCCGGCGGTTCCTGTCTGCTGATTACGCAGCAGCGCCCAGGAGGAGAGTTGAAGACGGTCGAGTTTGTGCGGGTCGATGGGCGGGACTGGCGCGGCGGGCATGCTTTGCGGTGTGGACACGAAGGTGCTAGGCAACGACATGGCTGCGAGGCGGGTAGCCGGCCAGCCGTCGACTTCCGGTAGTTGGGCATAGCCTTCGACGCCCGCGCTGCGCGCGTCATAGTAACGCGCCGGGCGCCCAGGCCGCGCCGGCATTGCGGCCGGCAATTGGTAGACTGGCACAACGCCGCGCGTCATTGCCACGGGCACACCGACCATTCCCTGTACGTATCGAATTGCCGGCG
Coding sequences within:
- a CDS encoding toll/interleukin-1 receptor domain-containing protein — translated: MRYSAFISYNHKDRRWAAWLHRELERYRLPKAMVGRPTSWGTLERRLPPVFQDREELAASANLADSVRQALEESASLIVICSRNGAASRWVNEEVRTFAALGRAGSIQCLLVPEADGSAVPGESFFPPALLELGGEPLAADARKSGDGRRNAFLKLVAGVVGARYDDLRQREQHRRQRRLLALAAAATVGFVIMTGLAGFALVSRAQAVRERDIARQKTMTAERTTDFVKGLFAVADPQEAQGDKVTVVEALDKGARQLDGALSNEPDVKAELISTLSDVYMGLGSFRRADELIRRSFALPVARGETRVRQLATFATSRSQQGEYEQAQQLFGKALAGIGDPAQLVDTGLYSRILIGRAEALSKLDRFDDARPLINKALAWDRSHDGPKAPSVARDLEASAWTNQMAGELATSTREYEEALRIRAAVQGQLHPKVSEDLNQLGANAYLDNKPDAAVRYWRQNLALDERVLGPNHPDLASTLNNLARVMIEQRRLREAIPLLTRSMNIYLAQREDTHDDLAFIFANLALAKRGIGQDVEAEALFRRGLTAAEVHQNRLMAPILTDLADLLCTHRRFGEAEQMLARAAPIMAKTYPDDAWRTAWVDNSRGACLVAQGKRSGIQLVRASAPIVLKRWRAGTMYGAQVQQRLRTASILGG
- a CDS encoding ATP-binding protein, whose amino-acid sequence is MNEQPNLREFLNEVSSFQEETPSAQPKAPAQNLTAIGKVVEIAGSGSQIVLDAATVAALQSHKDPSVAMSGQVGSQVKTVVGNSWLIANVRTLRAGNPGELIAYIDFLGEGSRDSDGGMSNFRRGVTRYPIPGAEVMPVSTQDMRSIFAATDEPHIEIGTVYPTDDIRGALYVDPMLSKHFAVLGSTGTGKSTSVALILHRISQLSPEGHIVMIDPHGEYSAAFKGCGELFNVDNLQLPYWLMNFEEHCEVFLTTDGAERQRDADILGKCLLAARTKGKDMSQYGKVTVDSPIPYLLTDLNAIIVNEMGKLDRAGDTLPFQRIKTKLDELRADPRYTFMFSGMLVSDSMGSFLAKLFRLPSLGRPISIVDVSGVPSEVTSVVVSVLARMVFDYAIWSRTEAQRPLLLVCEEAHRYVPKDENSGAQAVRKILERIAKEGRKYGVSLGLITQRPSDLAEGVLSQCGTIVSMRLNNDRDQACVRAAMPEGARGFLDAIPALRNRECIVCGEGVAIPIRVRFDDLEPEKRPASSDPSFARLWRETGDEEGIINRTIKRWRGHGR
- a CDS encoding TIGR02186 family protein — encoded protein: MRRAPLLLALLAPLLIAADKPVLVPDISARQVQIRYSFNGAQLLLFGAVVYPGGRPPDRQLDIAVVLRGPVQPILVREKQKIAGIWMNADSNRFRSAPSFYAVASTRPINDLLDSRTAAIYELGVQNLQLSPGGGALPEKERRFEAGLLDLRGRQGLYAENDHGVEITGGVLYRATITIPSQVPVGAYTAETFLIDRGKVIAAATRDIQIDKSGFERFVAVAARRQRVAYGLTCVALSLGLGWAAAAAFRRRF
- a CDS encoding sulfite exporter TauE/SafE family protein is translated as MDIYLPIAGQSVNALLIVVLGFGVGLLSGMFGVGGGFLTTPILIFYGIPPTVAVASATTQITGASVSGAMVHMRRGGVDLKMAGVMIAGGLLGSVVGAVLFRLLQSSGQIDVVIGFMYVLILGWIGSVMLLDSLRTLGYVPAKAADTPRPRHNRWVASLPYRWRFNSSGIYISPVAPFALGALAGVLTVFLGIGGGFVLVPAMIYILGMPARVVIGTSLVMILAVSAATTMVHAVTTRAVDVVLAALLLAGGVIGAQYGALLTLRIKPDYLRLALAVIILLVALRMALGLAWRPEEIFSIEYL